A part of Streptomyces sp. NBC_01235 genomic DNA contains:
- a CDS encoding pectate lyase, with protein sequence MTSPAPSPAPRRTRGRALTGGLAAAGLTVGMIMTSGALTPASAATWPTPTSSKAVTATIPVSGTKDYGMQRLYGSGDLGSGGQNEDQDPILELAAGAVLKNVIIGAPAADGIHCLGSCTLQNVWWEDVGEDAATFLGSSSSNVYTVSGGGAKEASDKVFQFNGAGTLNVSNFAVKNFGTFVRSCGNCKSAQYKRTINLNTIEATYKGGRLVGINTNYGDSATLRKITIVGDSSKKIVPCQKYIGNNTGAEPPKNGSDADGTYCKYSSSDITYK encoded by the coding sequence ATGACTTCACCAGCACCTTCACCAGCTCCTCGGCGCACCCGCGGGCGCGCCCTCACCGGCGGGCTGGCCGCCGCCGGCCTCACTGTTGGCATGATCATGACCAGTGGCGCGCTCACTCCCGCGAGCGCCGCCACCTGGCCCACCCCCACCAGCAGCAAGGCGGTGACCGCCACCATCCCGGTCTCCGGCACCAAGGACTACGGAATGCAGCGCCTGTACGGCAGCGGCGACCTCGGCAGCGGTGGCCAGAACGAGGACCAGGACCCGATCCTGGAGCTCGCGGCCGGCGCCGTCCTGAAGAACGTCATCATCGGCGCGCCCGCCGCCGACGGCATCCACTGCCTGGGCAGTTGCACGCTGCAGAACGTCTGGTGGGAGGACGTCGGCGAGGACGCGGCGACCTTCCTCGGCTCCTCGTCGTCCAACGTCTACACCGTCTCCGGCGGCGGGGCGAAGGAGGCCAGCGACAAGGTGTTCCAGTTCAACGGCGCCGGGACGCTGAACGTCTCGAACTTCGCCGTCAAGAACTTCGGTACCTTCGTGCGCAGTTGCGGCAACTGCAAGAGCGCCCAGTACAAGCGCACGATCAACCTCAACACCATCGAGGCGACGTACAAGGGCGGCCGGCTCGTCGGTATCAACACCAACTACGGCGACAGCGCGACCCTGAGGAAGATCACCATCGTCGGGGACAGCAGCAAGAAGATCGTCCCGTGCCAGAAGTACATCGGCAACAACACGGGCGCGGAGCCGCCCAAGAACGGCTCTGACGCCGACGGCACGTACTGCAAGTACTCCTCGTCCGACATCACCTACAAGTAG
- a CDS encoding PaaX family transcriptional regulator C-terminal domain-containing protein, producing MRMNVSEQAGGVDLRPLSARSVVLSLLLGTHPPELPVKELVRAVEPFGVGGSTLRAALSRMVAAGDLRRTDAVYRLSDRLLARQRRQDDAVDAPARAWDGDWEMVVITATGRGPAERADLRARLTALRLAELREGVWLRPANLSRPLPDDLAPVTQSYTTRPDRPARELAADLWPLDTWAATADALLAHIAQADRPADLLTAFAAVVRHLLADPVLPPELLPANWPGTALRAAYAQYQAEIAGAMGH from the coding sequence ATGCGCATGAACGTGTCGGAGCAGGCCGGCGGGGTCGACCTGCGGCCGTTGTCCGCGCGGTCGGTCGTACTGAGCCTGCTGCTGGGCACGCACCCGCCGGAGCTTCCGGTCAAGGAGCTCGTCCGCGCGGTGGAGCCCTTCGGTGTCGGCGGCTCCACGCTGCGTGCCGCACTCAGTCGCATGGTGGCCGCCGGTGACCTGCGCCGCACCGACGCCGTCTACCGGCTCAGTGACCGTCTGCTGGCCCGCCAGCGCCGCCAGGACGACGCGGTGGACGCCCCCGCGCGCGCGTGGGACGGCGACTGGGAGATGGTGGTCATCACGGCGACGGGCCGCGGCCCCGCCGAACGCGCCGACCTGCGTGCCCGGTTGACCGCACTGCGCCTGGCCGAACTCCGCGAGGGCGTCTGGCTGCGCCCTGCCAACCTCAGCCGCCCCCTGCCGGACGACCTGGCCCCGGTGACCCAGTCCTACACCACCCGTCCCGACCGGCCCGCGCGCGAACTGGCCGCGGACCTGTGGCCGTTGGACACCTGGGCGGCCACCGCGGACGCCCTGCTCGCCCACATCGCGCAGGCGGACCGCCCCGCCGACCTCCTCACGGCCTTCGCCGCGGTCGTACGCCATCTGCTCGCCGACCCCGTGCTGCCCCCGGAACTCCTCCCGGCGAACTGGCCGGGTACGGCCCTGCGTGCCGCCTACGCGCAGTACCAGGCGGAGATCGCAGGAGCCATGGGGCACTGA